One genomic region from Sulfurimonas sp. encodes:
- a CDS encoding IS1182 family transposase, producing MSELYKQGLNRNQQLLFPPSIDDYVDEDNNVRAIDSYVELLDLTKLQFSNTRKSDRADGQKAYSPKMLLKIYIYGYLNKIRSSRALEKECKRNLELIWLAQDLKPTYRTISEFRARNPKALKQVFKEFVVLCKNIDLIGDGLKAVDGAFLRANASKNQLILKKTLDKDLTKIETEIEEYLKSLEYADKEKQPSSIINKLPKDLRKLKYQQEELSKNLKLLEEMGKTQYNKTDSDASLMKKPAHNLMAYNSQIVVDDSFKFIVATDISTVGSDRAQLHKMAKETKENLGVDKLKIVADTGYYSAKEFKKCSEDNINAIVPLANMRQVQKDKGKFTRDEFIYNDNNDCYICPNNYQLKKRIAPQIKNDKVNFIYTGTSAICKACPLKDKCIPTKAPYKQIYRWEHEYITEAHNKKMQTEESKVIVKKRGSIVEHPFGTIKRTLGWDHYLVRGKEKVSGENALIMFSYNFKRLLNLIGINLFQKLMIALKDRDISSIKEEIAQYIANSLLYVVCFFRIYFMLKFKSRKAIILR from the coding sequence ATGAGTGAACTATATAAACAAGGTTTAAATAGAAATCAGCAATTATTATTTCCACCAAGTATTGATGATTATGTAGATGAAGATAACAATGTAAGAGCAATAGATTCTTATGTAGAATTATTAGACTTAACTAAACTGCAGTTTTCAAATACAAGAAAAAGTGATAGAGCAGATGGACAGAAAGCATATAGTCCTAAAATGCTTCTAAAAATATATATCTATGGCTACCTCAATAAGATAAGAAGTTCAAGAGCATTAGAAAAAGAGTGTAAAAGAAACCTAGAACTAATATGGCTAGCACAAGACTTAAAACCAACATATAGGACTATATCAGAGTTTAGAGCAAGGAATCCAAAAGCACTAAAACAAGTATTTAAAGAGTTTGTAGTTTTATGTAAAAATATAGATTTAATAGGGGATGGATTAAAAGCTGTTGATGGAGCATTTTTAAGAGCGAATGCCTCTAAAAATCAACTAATATTGAAAAAGACACTGGATAAAGATTTAACTAAAATTGAAACTGAAATAGAAGAGTATCTCAAATCACTAGAGTATGCAGATAAAGAGAAACAACCATCAAGTATCATTAATAAACTACCAAAAGATTTAAGAAAACTAAAATATCAACAAGAAGAGTTATCTAAAAACTTAAAACTTTTAGAAGAGATGGGTAAAACTCAATATAATAAAACAGATTCAGATGCTTCTCTTATGAAAAAACCTGCACATAACCTTATGGCATATAATTCACAGATAGTTGTAGATGATTCATTTAAATTCATAGTAGCTACTGATATTTCAACAGTAGGTAGCGATAGAGCACAACTGCATAAGATGGCAAAAGAGACTAAAGAAAATTTAGGAGTAGATAAACTAAAGATAGTAGCTGATACAGGATATTATAGTGCTAAAGAATTTAAAAAATGTAGTGAAGATAATATTAATGCTATTGTTCCTTTAGCAAATATGAGACAAGTTCAAAAAGACAAAGGTAAATTTACAAGAGATGAATTTATTTACAATGATAACAATGATTGCTATATATGTCCTAATAATTATCAACTAAAAAAAAGAATTGCACCACAAATAAAGAATGATAAAGTTAATTTCATTTATACAGGTACAAGTGCAATATGTAAAGCTTGTCCTCTCAAAGATAAATGTATACCTACAAAAGCACCATATAAACAAATATATAGATGGGAACATGAGTATATAACAGAAGCACATAATAAAAAGATGCAAACTGAAGAATCTAAAGTAATAGTCAAAAAAAGAGGTTCAATAGTTGAACATCCATTTGGAACAATTAAAAGAACTTTAGGTTGGGATCATTATCTTGTTCGTGGCAAAGAAAAAGTATCAGGTGAAAATGCACTTATCATGTTTAGCTATAACTTTAAAAGACTTTTAAATTTGATAGGTATAAATCTATTTCAAAAACTGATGATAGCTTTAAAAGATAGAGATATAAGTTCCATAAAAGAAGAAATAGCTCAATATATAGCTAACTCTTTATTATATGTAGTTTGTTTTTTTAGAATTTACTTTATGCTTAAATTTAAAAGTAGAAAAGCTATAATTTTAAGATAA
- a CDS encoding TolC family protein has product MMRYFIFISLLFLHLNADVTIQEAWQRVQKLNDGLAASSGDVKRAKLKQDSASSMYLPSVSLQASYMHLDKPIGLQFDGALTGNHYEIDFSEQDILIADLRILYPLYTGGKIDAAQNVYSAKVSESKSKYKMEQDKAFLNLVKVYYGVVISKSLYKTRLESQISLQLHFEHAKKLKAQGQIARIELLNAQVKLDAAKIKTTKAKHKVEISISALHKIIKQSSLPSSSLFISNDLNSQSHYSDESVENFAVLGVLDAKSKQALALVDIKKAALYPQVGAFANVNLYRDDSVLMQTMPNWMAGVALKLELFSRSDRSSDIQAAQLLHSKVVHLKAQAQEDLRLAVEKTYNEMLLYKDEYESLSSSLDLANENYRLREIAFSEGLATSVEVVDAQIFLFGAKTQRLNAAYNYVKKISQLCVLSGDNELFFEIVNNSQEIK; this is encoded by the coding sequence ATGATGAGATATTTTATATTTATAAGTTTGTTATTTTTGCATTTAAATGCAGATGTAACTATACAAGAAGCTTGGCAGAGAGTACAAAAGTTAAATGATGGACTTGCAGCATCTAGCGGTGATGTAAAAAGAGCAAAGTTAAAACAAGACTCAGCATCTTCGATGTACTTACCATCTGTGAGTTTACAAGCTAGCTATATGCATCTTGATAAACCAATAGGTTTACAATTTGATGGGGCATTGACGGGCAATCATTATGAAATAGACTTTTCAGAGCAAGATATACTCATAGCAGATTTAAGAATTCTTTATCCACTTTATACAGGTGGAAAGATAGATGCTGCTCAAAATGTTTACTCAGCAAAGGTAAGTGAATCAAAATCAAAATATAAGATGGAACAAGACAAGGCTTTTTTAAATCTTGTTAAAGTCTACTATGGAGTAGTTATATCTAAATCACTTTATAAAACAAGATTAGAATCGCAGATATCATTACAACTTCATTTTGAACATGCAAAAAAATTAAAAGCACAAGGTCAAATAGCGAGAATAGAGCTTTTAAATGCACAAGTAAAACTTGATGCGGCAAAAATAAAAACAACCAAAGCAAAACATAAAGTAGAAATATCCATATCAGCTCTTCATAAAATTATAAAACAAAGCAGCTTACCATCTTCTTCTCTTTTTATAAGTAACGATTTAAATTCACAAAGTCATTATTCAGATGAAAGTGTTGAAAATTTTGCTGTTCTTGGAGTCTTAGATGCTAAAAGTAAGCAAGCTTTAGCTTTAGTTGATATAAAAAAAGCAGCTTTATATCCACAAGTTGGAGCTTTTGCAAATGTAAATCTATATAGAGATGATAGTGTTTTAATGCAGACTATGCCAAACTGGATGGCTGGGGTTGCTTTAAAGCTTGAACTATTTAGTAGAAGTGACAGAAGTAGTGATATTCAAGCAGCTCAGCTCTTACATTCCAAAGTAGTGCATCTAAAAGCTCAAGCACAAGAAGATTTACGCTTAGCCGTTGAAAAAACTTATAACGAAATGCTTTTGTATAAAGATGAGTATGAATCACTCTCTTCATCTTTAGATTTAGCAAATGAAAACTATAGACTTAGAGAAATAGCATTTAGTGAAGGTTTAGCGACTTCAGTAGAGGTTGTAGATGCACAGATATTTCTTTTTGGTGCAAAAACACAAAGACTAAATGCTGCTTATAATTATGTGAAAAAGATATCTCAACTTTGTGTTTTAAGTGGAGATAATGAATTGTTTTTTGAGATAGTTAATAACTCACAGGAGATAAAATGA
- the dnaA gene encoding chromosomal replication initiator protein DnaA translates to MNIGQEVLELLKEEITEQSYNRYIKQLTYDTKKSSNSLAIFYAPNALISNWIKSKYKEKIEHLFEVKIGSKVNVKITLKNSTEKNIKKATEVKVQHSLLNPSHIFDNFMVGGSNQFAYTAVKSVSEKAGKNYNPLFIYGGVGLGKTHLMQAAGNVLQNQGKNVIYTTCEQFLNDFLRHIRNQTMENFKDKYRKCDVLLIDDIQFLSNKDTIQEEFFHTFEALKNENKQIILTADKHPKKIGGLEKRLQSRFEWGLVADIQSPELETKILIIKKKCEINKIVLTDDIINYIATVIESNVREIEGILSKLHAYSQLMHIDIDLEFTKNILKDQLLEKQKDLTLDTITKIVSKDLNIKPTEIRSKGRSKNLVYARRIAIYLCRDLTQSTMPQLALYFGMKDHTAISHTLRKINQLMKDDEDFKVKIDELTNKVTNV, encoded by the coding sequence GTGAATATAGGTCAAGAAGTTTTAGAACTCTTAAAAGAAGAGATAACAGAACAATCATATAACAGATATATAAAACAACTAACATACGATACTAAAAAATCATCTAATTCTTTAGCAATTTTTTATGCACCAAATGCACTTATATCTAACTGGATAAAAAGTAAATATAAAGAAAAAATAGAGCATCTTTTTGAAGTAAAAATTGGTTCTAAAGTAAATGTAAAAATCACTTTAAAAAACTCAACTGAGAAAAATATAAAAAAAGCAACAGAAGTAAAAGTTCAACATTCTTTACTTAACCCTTCTCATATTTTTGATAACTTTATGGTTGGTGGCTCAAACCAGTTTGCTTATACAGCAGTTAAAAGTGTAAGTGAAAAAGCAGGTAAAAATTACAATCCTCTTTTTATATATGGTGGTGTTGGGCTTGGTAAAACACATCTTATGCAAGCAGCAGGTAATGTTTTACAAAATCAAGGTAAAAATGTCATCTATACTACATGTGAGCAATTTTTAAATGATTTTTTACGACATATTAGAAACCAAACAATGGAAAATTTTAAAGATAAATATCGTAAGTGTGATGTACTTCTTATAGATGATATTCAATTTTTAAGTAACAAAGACACCATACAAGAAGAATTTTTTCACACATTTGAAGCTCTTAAAAATGAGAATAAACAAATCATACTAACAGCAGATAAACATCCTAAAAAAATAGGTGGCTTGGAGAAAAGACTTCAAAGTAGATTCGAGTGGGGTTTAGTAGCAGACATTCAATCACCAGAACTAGAAACAAAGATACTTATTATAAAGAAAAAATGTGAAATCAACAAAATAGTTTTAACTGATGACATCATAAACTATATAGCAACTGTTATAGAGAGTAATGTTCGTGAGATTGAAGGCATACTCTCTAAACTTCATGCTTATTCACAACTAATGCATATAGATATTGATTTAGAGTTTACAAAAAACATACTAAAAGACCAACTTTTAGAAAAACAAAAAGACTTAACTCTAGATACTATTACAAAAATTGTGTCAAAAGATTTAAATATAAAACCAACAGAAATTCGTTCAAAAGGTAGAAGTAAAAATCTTGTTTATGCTAGAAGAATTGCCATCTATCTTTGTCGTGATTTAACTCAAAGCACTATGCCTCAACTTGCACTTTACTTTGGTATGAAAGACCATACAGCCATAAGTCACACACTTAGAAAAATAAACCAACTCATGAAAGATGATGAAGATTTTAAAGTTAAAATAGATGAATTAACTAATAAAGTAACAAATGTGTAA
- the ruvC gene encoding crossover junction endodeoxyribonuclease RuvC, whose amino-acid sequence MTILGIDPGTRNMGYALISLEKNKISLIEAGLIKMKAENLQFQIPQMAEGLDMVFSKHKIDEVAMEDIFYAHNPATTIKLAQFRGAIMLKLLEVHGEFYEYTALQVKKALTGKAKAAKEQVAFMVKRLLNIKKEIKPLDISDAMAVAITHSQRVSIRKTKRDK is encoded by the coding sequence ATGACAATACTTGGAATTGACCCAGGAACTAGAAATATGGGTTACGCACTTATATCTTTAGAAAAAAATAAAATTTCTCTTATAGAAGCTGGTCTTATAAAGATGAAAGCTGAAAATTTACAATTTCAAATCCCTCAAATGGCAGAAGGTCTAGATATGGTTTTTTCTAAACATAAAATAGATGAAGTTGCTATGGAAGATATATTTTATGCACATAATCCTGCTACAACTATAAAACTGGCTCAATTTCGTGGGGCAATAATGTTAAAACTTTTAGAAGTTCACGGAGAGTTTTATGAATATACAGCTTTACAAGTTAAAAAAGCACTTACAGGAAAAGCAAAAGCAGCAAAAGAACAAGTTGCTTTTATGGTAAAAAGACTTTTAAACATTAAAAAAGAGATAAAACCACTTGATATATCAGATGCCATGGCAGTAGCTATAACACACTCACAAAGAGTTAGTATAAGAAAAACAAAACGGGATAAATGA
- a CDS encoding HlyD family secretion protein produces MNSKNVLVIVVIIIVSWVGFTFYKAYQPKQITLQGEIDAQSYNISSKLPGRVSEIFVKKGDMVEVGDIVFSISSPEIEAKLKQAEAAKDAAGAQKDQVNNGARKQEIQAAYDQWQKAKAAEELMKTTYKRIQRLYKEGVVSQQRRDEIFTQYKASRYTSNAAKQMAMMAKEGARVEIRKAASAQERVYAAKVDEVNAYIKETSQYSFHSGEVSQILIHSGELSPTGFPIVSIIDIKDAWAKFAVREDYLREFKKDKVFKVRIPALGSESYEFKVTNIAVMGDYATWKATESGKGFDMKSFEVELHPLKPIEDLRVGMSVLLAL; encoded by the coding sequence ATGAATAGTAAAAATGTTTTAGTTATTGTTGTAATAATTATTGTTAGTTGGGTTGGTTTTACTTTTTACAAAGCTTATCAGCCAAAACAGATTACTCTTCAAGGAGAGATAGATGCGCAAAGCTATAACATCTCTTCAAAACTCCCAGGTAGAGTTAGTGAGATTTTTGTAAAAAAAGGAGATATGGTTGAAGTTGGTGATATCGTCTTTAGTATCTCTTCTCCTGAAATTGAGGCAAAACTAAAACAAGCCGAGGCAGCTAAAGATGCCGCTGGTGCTCAAAAAGATCAGGTTAATAATGGTGCAAGAAAACAAGAGATTCAAGCGGCATATGATCAATGGCAAAAAGCAAAAGCAGCCGAGGAGTTGATGAAGACAACTTATAAACGCATACAAAGACTTTATAAAGAAGGTGTAGTATCACAACAAAGAAGAGATGAAATTTTTACACAATATAAAGCTTCAAGATATACTTCAAATGCTGCAAAACAGATGGCTATGATGGCAAAAGAGGGAGCAAGAGTTGAAATAAGAAAAGCGGCATCTGCACAAGAGAGAGTCTATGCGGCAAAAGTTGATGAAGTAAATGCATATATAAAAGAAACTTCACAATACTCTTTTCATAGTGGCGAAGTAAGTCAGATACTTATTCACTCTGGAGAACTTTCGCCAACCGGTTTTCCAATAGTTTCAATCATAGATATAAAAGATGCATGGGCAAAATTTGCAGTTCGTGAAGACTATTTGAGAGAGTTTAAAAAAGATAAAGTTTTTAAAGTAAGAATCCCAGCTCTGGGGAGTGAAAGTTATGAATTTAAAGTAACTAACATAGCAGTTATGGGTGATTATGCAACTTGGAAGGCGACAGAGAGTGGAAAAGGTTTTGATATGAAAAGCTTTGAGGTTGAGCTTCACCCTCTTAAACCAATCGAAGATTTAAGAGTTGGAATGAGTGTTCTTTTAGCCCTCTAA
- the dnaN gene encoding DNA polymerase III subunit beta, which yields MKITVSKSIIENILIYAQPFLEKKDTSQITSHVFIDVNNSNLTIKATDHEIGFEVKTDKINIISNGSITANGKKLLDIIRILKDGEINLEVKNETLFISQAHSNFKLPTFSFNDFPDFPTANDKGRITIDSHSLIESLKKITPAIDTNNPKFELNGALIDIKQDSINFASTDTRRLAIVNISNHSEKELSIIIPKKAIVEIQKLFFDDIELFYDDTNLIIHSKQYTFFTKLINGKFPEYSRIIPKEIANTLVLPKAIMIDSIKQITTISSDVKITFFQNSIKFESLSDDNIEAKTEINYNTGFKEPFVIAINSKYLLDFLNSINSSEFSIGLNEGNLPFILTDGTFKTVVMPIVI from the coding sequence ATGAAGATAACTGTTTCAAAATCAATAATTGAAAACATACTTATTTATGCTCAGCCATTTTTAGAAAAAAAAGATACTTCTCAAATAACTTCTCATGTTTTTATAGATGTTAATAACTCTAATTTAACCATAAAAGCAACTGATCATGAAATCGGTTTTGAAGTAAAAACAGATAAAATAAATATAATCTCAAACGGTAGCATAACTGCTAATGGTAAAAAACTTTTAGATATCATAAGAATTTTAAAAGATGGAGAAATAAACTTAGAAGTAAAAAATGAAACACTTTTTATATCTCAAGCTCACTCAAATTTTAAACTACCAACTTTCTCATTTAATGATTTTCCTGATTTTCCAACTGCTAATGACAAAGGACGCATAACTATAGACTCTCACTCACTTATAGAGTCACTTAAAAAGATAACTCCTGCCATAGACACAAACAACCCTAAGTTTGAGTTAAATGGCGCTTTAATAGACATAAAACAAGACAGTATTAACTTTGCATCTACAGATACAAGAAGATTAGCTATTGTAAATATTTCAAACCATAGTGAAAAAGAACTCTCTATTATCATTCCTAAAAAAGCGATAGTTGAAATTCAAAAACTTTTCTTTGATGATATAGAACTTTTTTATGATGATACAAATCTTATAATTCATTCTAAACAATATACTTTTTTTACAAAATTAATTAATGGAAAATTTCCTGAATATTCAAGAATTATCCCTAAAGAAATAGCAAACACTTTAGTTTTACCAAAAGCTATTATGATTGACTCTATAAAACAAATAACTACAATTTCTTCAGATGTTAAAATTACTTTTTTCCAAAACTCTATTAAATTTGAATCTTTAAGTGATGACAACATAGAAGCAAAAACTGAAATCAATTACAACACAGGGTTTAAAGAACCTTTTGTTATAGCTATAAACTCAAAATATCTATTAGACTTTTTAAATTCTATAAACTCTTCAGAATTTAGTATAGGATTAAATGAAGGAAATTTACCTTTCATACTAACAGATGGTACTTTTAAAACGGTTGTTATGCCGATAGTAATTTAA